In Haematobia irritans isolate KBUSLIRL chromosome 1, ASM5000362v1, whole genome shotgun sequence, a genomic segment contains:
- the LOC142230911 gene encoding uncharacterized protein LOC142230911, with translation MRYTKKEILSEISKIFDPAGWLAPMVVLAKILMRKVRLSNVDWDEVVPNNCFQDWRKFLDTYSMLDSIQLPRWISYYSRCQVQFHAFCDASDNAYATAIYIRVLLENQSVAVNLLTSKSRVSPIKTLSIPKLELCGAKLLADTIDSIIPSLNIKD, from the coding sequence ATGAGGTACACGAAAAAGGAAATTCTGTCCGAAATATCTAAGATATTTGATCCAGCAGGCTGGCTAGCTCCTATGGTAGTTCTGGCTAAGATATTAATGCGGAAGGTTAGGTTATCAAACGTGGACTGGGACGAGGTAGTGCCCAATAACTGTTTTCAGGATTGGAGGAAGTTTTTGGATACTTATTCCATGTTAGACTCGATTCAACTACCCAGATGGATTTCATACTATTCTAGGTGCCAGGTACAGTTCCATGCTTTTTGCGATGCATCCGATAATGCATACGCCACGGCCATATACATTCGTGTTTTATTGGAAAATCAATCAGTAGCCGTAAATTTATTGACATCGAAATCTAGAGTTTCTCCTATTAAGACGCTTTCAATACCTAAGCTCGAATTATGCGGTGCCAAGCTATTGGCAGATACAATTGATTCAATAATTCCGTCACTTAATATAAAGGATTAA